Sequence from the Miscanthus floridulus cultivar M001 chromosome 16, ASM1932011v1, whole genome shotgun sequence genome:
AGGCGGGAGGTGTTAGTCGGCTAGCGTTTGGGAGTTGGGAGGAAGTTTCTACATATGTGTGGTCAGGATGGGCCGTTGTTGGGCCCCGGCAATAATCTACTACGGGCCGTGGCCAGGGACCAAGTAGACCTGTTCATGGGCCACCTGAACAAACCCGTCCAAAAAAAAGACCGACCAACCCAAATCATGTGTCTGGATCATGGGTTTCTAAACATGTTTACATATCAATGGTAGTGTTTTAGAagttttctagtttttttttttggatatttttctatttttctagagctaaattaattttaagcaaagatctaaatattttatttagatTTTTCTATACTAATCTATCTCTATAATCTTTTTTAGAATTTTAAAATGCTTAGGTTAGTGACATATTCTGTGGTTTAAAAACTTTTACCAATTTTTTTAACTAGAAAAGATAAAACCAATTTATCCTCTGACGCCATGTTAACCGTTGCTGTCCAAAACCATCCAGGGTGGAAACAAATAGTTTTAAAAGTTATGAAGACCTAAAAATCTGATTTTATAAAACGGGGATCGGACAATCGCCAAAGTCGCGTGTCAAAAAATAAGTTTTTCTTAAGTAAACGATAGTGTGGGCACCTAAATAGGAGGTCCCTACTAACATATTTTTTTGCAATTTTGTGAAGCCACGTCAGCAATCTCCTTCCCATCTATGAAAGCGCAACTGAAGCATTCCTCACAAACCCAAAGCATCTCTTCAAATCGTCCTGGAAACTCAAGCGCCAGCCTCATCATGAAATGTCCTTTTGCTGCAGAAGTATGGCTGAACCTTGAGACTTGGGCTGGAGACGCCGTCCGCATCCCTCAACCTGATCTAGACTCTCTGTGAGACTTGGTGGCTATCATCAATTGAGCACCAAAGCAGCAAGCAGCAGAGAACAACAGCTGCTTTCATCTTGTACAGTGCATGGAAGGTGTGGAAAGAGAGGAATCGGAGAATTTTTGAAGGATCAGCAAGAACTCCAGCTCAGGTGTTTGCTCCAGCAAGAGAAGAAACGGCGCTGCGTCGACAGGCCTGTGGACGCCCTTGGATTGACTAATGAATCACCTCTCTCCAGTTTCTCATGTCTACTGTGTTTTTCTTCCTTCTATGTAACAGCACCACGTAAGACGTGGACTTTCTACCGTCTTAAATGATTTGGCAGCGCTCCTGCCcggtttttcaaaaaaaaagtaattTAAATCCTTTGTcaaaacaaaaatatacatgcaaACCAAACCATATGTGCCTCTTCATAAAACAACTACGGTATCAAAGACAGCAAATATATATTACAAGCACACCTCGTCTGTTCCCAGCCTCCTGCTTTGCTTCTGCCCCAAATTccgattcctctgtttttcccattCCTTTGCTGTTAACAGCTTGACATTCTTATATAGTCTTTGACAGGAAGCCTGAAATATGGCACACAGAATTTCTGAAACAATTGAACCTAAGAACCAAAAGGTTGGCAGAAATATGGAGATCCGAGTATATCAGTTATCTGTCATAGAAATTGCAATGAGTCACAGTTCATGAGGAACCAATTATATGTGAAGTCTCAAGTTCCTCCTTCCCTGGATCAAGAAATAAAATGTATGGAAAAAATTAACTGCGAAGTGAGAATTGAAGTAGCGTAATTGGAATTGACTCAAAGGACCTTTTTGTTTGGGACAATGAAAGGACAAACTTGAGGTGGAGGATTGGTACATGCAGTAAAAACAACCCCAAATTCAGAATGGTCGAAATCGCTAAAGCCCATAGATATAGACTTGTATATCATTTTTATTATAATATGGTGGCACATACAGGGGAAGGTTCACATAAATCTATGAGGTAAGAAGAACTATAGGCCATGGTAACTCAAATTAgataaggaaaaagtctacttaaccccccacctttcatacatggtctacttcacccccaactatgaaaccgtctggtttaccccctgaattttccaaaaccgtctattttaccccccgggcggtttttgacagcggtttgctacagtaacaacggGTTGCTACAGTAGCATTGGGTTTGAATTTTATTTTTCGATgcatctttgaaaaatcacagtaaatcatagaaaaattataaaataaaaaatctaattttgttgaactccacatgagtagatctacatagtgaatatataatacggtatgctttagtacaaatttttttactgtagccttagattaattggaaaatctaattttgtctgtaattaattggaataattcatagctgcagcttctatggtccaattgtggtgaaatttttatggtacgctaattattgtatgcttgaactatagtaaaaatttcgtactcattggactatgtataacttagttatagataaattctaattaattacagacaaaattggattttccaattaatctaaagctacaaaaaaaaattgtactaaagcataccgtattatatattcactgtgtagatctactcatgtggagtccaataaaattagatttttcattttatgatttttctgtgatttactatgatttttcaaaaattcaccaaaaataaataataaaaaaagaaaattcaaaatcaCCGGCACGGTAGCAAACCCACCGTTGctgtagcagacccgctgttactgtagcaaaaccgccgctgaaaaccgcccagggggtaaaatagacgattTTAGAaaattcagggggtaaaacagacggtttcatagttaggggggtgaagtagaccaagtatgaaaggtggggggttaagtagactttttccaattaGATAATGATGGGAGCAACTGATACGAAATCATAGAAGCTCACTCAATGAACAATTCTCCGGATGGCCATGACCATGGGGAAAATCCTTCATGTAAGTAGATAATGACGTGACAATTAATAACAAAGGCAATCGATGCGCATCATGTAAAATGAAACTTATGGACGAAACATCTAGTTTGGTAGCATAAAACAATCGTTTTGCTCATCCTTGGAAACAACTGATGTTAAGAGTAATTAACACACCACCTTTTTGGCTTTTTTGGCAGGAATAATAACTTTGTAAACCCCTGTGCAAGTCTGTTGCATTAACCGGTAAGTGGTAACTAACCCTGGCTACAACCATGGAAACTGCCTTTGGCTTGGACCATCAAAACTGCTTTTCTGGCAGTCCATAATATCATTGAGTGCTTAAAAGGATTTCTGTGCCTAATACTTTGGTGCCTGTCTGTGCACATAAAAAAAAAGGAATGTTGCACAGTCAGGAAATGGTAAACATGTCCATAAATCTGAGCCTAGTTATCCTCAAGGCATAAAATTTGGCTTCGAACCACATTATAACAATGTTTAAGGTGATCCCATTGCATTGGCAGGAAGTACTGAATATTAACCGCGTGTATATCGCACGAAATAATCTAATGGGCTTAAAACAAACAAATGGTCAGTGGTCAAGACGTAAGAAATTGGATATTTTACAAATGTATGATAATCCCGGGCGATGTGGTTTTCTAAACTGGGACAGAGAGTCAGGCTGTGGATGACGGGGGCGGCGCTGGTAGTGGGAGGGATGTTCGCGTGGCGGGCATCCGTTGCCGGCATCTCTGAACGGACGGCCACAAGAGGTTCACTGTGAATGAACAGGGAAATGAGGCAAGGGAGCGGAGGTGGCAGTGTGTAACTACACTGCGTGCACCGGAAACAAACATCTTTattatgattattattattattattattatagatACACATGTGCTCCTCATCCCTCTAAATCAAATTACTCCGTACAGTACACCCTAGGAATGTGACTGACAAGGTGGCAGTCGGGCCCTGCCCCTCGCTTGTAACGTCCCGCCAAACCAGGGCAACCATAAATGTGCAATTCCTCGAGAGCAGTTAGGCGTTGTATGGAGCCTTGAttagattgaaaaaaatttcaGCCTCATGAATAGtaacactttcgtcttatttggtaaatattgtccaatcgtggaccaactaagctcaaaagattcatctcgtgatttccaactaaaatgtgtaattagttattttttttacctacatttaatgctccatgcatgcgtccaaaaattttggagtgatctaaacaaggcctggatTGGGGCAAGTATCGAAGGGAGAATCTTCCTGTGGATAGCAGCTCACATTTGATGTATAAAGACATATGGTCCAACGATGGCGGAAAGTAGGGGCTCACATTTGATGTAGTCCACAGCTCCTCTAAATTAGGCATTTCGTCCAGCACAAGGTTCTTCAGTGAAGGCAACTCAACAAATCCTCTCATATGCCTCAAGTTTGGAAATCCTTTTAGCCTTAACCAAGTTAAACAAAGAAAATGGGATGCAATAGTTTGCTTCTGCATTATGCCACCTTCACTATATGAAGAATCATTTTGCTTCCTCATCCATCCTGGCAAGCAGGGGCCTCTGTAACCAAAGATTTCCAAGCTCTCAATTTGCGATGGTGGTTCAAGAGCGTTCAGCACACCCCAATCATGTTCCATATCTGATACCAACTCTTCTTCGGTATCACTTAAAGACCAGTTCAGCTCCAAGTGTCGTATGTTACTCTTCCGCTTCAAGCAAGCCTTCTCTGCATCACTTGGATTCTTCAAATACTTAAGGTTGGTAATTTCCAAGCCACCACCTATCATATCAAGGTTTTCTAGCTCTGAGATCCTCGCATCATCTGCACCACACCCAACAACAAACAATCCCAGCTTTCTTAAACGGGTCAGCTGTCCCAACCCTGATGGTAAGCAGCACAGTTTACTACAACCCCCTATGTTCAAAACTTCAAGCCTTTTCAAGTTTGCTATGCCCTTAGGCAACTCCCGTAGCTCCTTGCATCCCTCAAGGTCAATACATTCTAGAGTATCAATCGATGTAACCCATTGAGGTAGCATGGTAACTTTGGTCCAAGAAAGGTTCAGAGTTCGCAAGTTTTTGAACTCCCCAATGATGTCTGACGGTAGTTGTTGCAGAGATGAACAACCCTCTATATCAAGTACACATAGGTTTCCAATTCTACCTAAAGAGCTTGGTATCTCTCGGAGCTTGCTGCAGTCATATAGTTGCAAGGACTGAAGAACATAAAAGTCACCAATGGACTGAGGCAAACTCTCAAGATCAGTAATCCAACGCAACTCTAGAGTCCTTAGCTTCCGAAGCTTTCCAACAGACTCAGGTAATGTCACAAAACCTTTGCAGTCAACAAAATGGAGTGACTGCAAGTTCCAACACCTCGAGATAGCTTCTGGAACTGTTGTACAACTAACATTGTGGATTTCAAGATACCCAAGATACTCAAACTTTAATATGAATAGTGAAAGCGGAGTATCAATTGCATAGTCCAAAACAACACTGCGCATACAACAACTATTCTTCACTGTGGTATCAAAAGATGGCTTACTTTCAGAGATATATAGAGCACGGACCTTGTCAAATAATCCCTTGTCAACATTCTCAGGGAATGAAGTCAAAGATAAATATCTATTATGAGTAAATTTTTCTGTTGTATGAATTGGTACACAAGTTACCAGTTCATCCTTTAGTATCTGTCGAGTGAGATCATGGATCAAATCATGCATGTTGTATATATCAATATCCCAGATCTCATAAGGTTTCTGAAGAAACCTGACTTTTACAAGAGAATCTAAGTAGTCTCTTCCGATATCTTCGGCTTGCTCTCCATTCATTGCATTGATGAATCCATGAGCTATCCATTGGGCAATCAAACGATCTTTCTGGATTCCATAGCCCTTCGGGAATATGGAGCAAAACGTAAAACACTGCTTCAGTTCATCTGCCAAGTGAATATAGCTCAACTTCAAGGATGCAAACACTCTGTCATTTATACTCTGAACATTCCATAAATTATTATCTCTTATGGCCCTCCACGTACTTTTTTGCTTCTTGTCACGAAGGACTGCTCCAAGAGTTTGAATTGCTAGCGGCACCCCACCACATCCCTTGATAATCTCTTTTCCGACTTGTACATCATCGGAGCTCAAATCTTGCTCTGCCCACCCAGAACCCATCAGGAATAAGTTCCAACTCTCAGACTCTGATAAGAATGCCAACTCAAATATATATCCTGATCCCACAGTTTCTGCAACCTTCCAATCACGAGTGGTTAACATAATCCTTGTTTCAGGTGCGCCACATTTTAGCTGCACCATGAACTGTTCCCAGTCATGTCTGTCCTCATGCCAGGCATCATCAAGGATAAGAAGAAACTTCTTATTGCTCAACTTCTCGGAGATTTTTTGGACCATGTGCTGCGGGGGATGACGATCTGAATTATCTCCAACGATTGTTTGAAATAGCTTGCCGATGAGCTTCTGAACATCAAACTCTTGAGACACATGGACCCAGAATATTTCATCTCCGAAGTGCTCCTTTATCTTGACGTCATGGCAAATGTGTTTGGCCAAAGTAGTTTTGCCTGACCCCCCTAATCCGACGATAGAAACTATCATGCTGTTCTCTCCAGCATTACATTCTACAAGCTTAGATATGATTTCATCCTTTTCATGATCCCTAAGGGGTATTTTGGACTCTGGAACCTTGCTCAACCAGGACATCTCTCCAACTGTCCTGTACCCAGTACCAACATGTTCATCCCTTGGAAATAAAGTATTGACATCACTTCTTTGCTTGACGATTGCAGCAAATCTCACCTTGATTGCCTTGATCTTATGAGCCATCTTGTATCGGAATGCAAATGTCTTTGGTTTTGCACAGAAGCAGCCAGCTATACCATTCTTGTCATCATCTCTTTCCATCTTCTGTTTCTCAGCTTCTAGCTGGACTTCTTGTAGTATATCGTCAATGTCATAAGCCACATCTTTCAATTTTACCACCCAGGTCTGTGGCTCACTCTGTATTGCTCTGTCACGTGCTGCCGACAGCCAGCTTGTAATCTCTGCATGTATATCCTGGAGCTCGGAGAGATCCCTTTTTACACCGGTTATGGCAGCAAACTCAGTGGCTAACAGTGAAACTAGCTTGTCACCTGCAACCTTCAGCACTCCAGATGCTAAAGCAGCCTCCATCCCACTAGTCATGTCAAAGAAACTCTTGCCTAAACCCCTGCGGATAAAATTGAGAAGCAAGCGGTTACAATTGAGTTTCGCAAATCCAAAACTAGTTTGGTGGCAGCAGTAATGTTTTTTTAGGAAAATATTTTTTTAGGAAGTGTGGCGGCAGAAATGTTCCAATAATAATTCTCAACTCTGGAATAAATGAACGGCCGACAAAATATCTGAGAGTTACCAATTAACATGTGTCACCCCCAGATCGAACTGTATCCGCTTTTGGATGCAGGAAAATAGATCTACTAGACCGATCAGCGTGAAAATAAAATGGGAAATTAATTTGCATACCAGGTGAAGGACACACAGTAGCAGCAGTAGAGCAACGACAGGATGACACTTTGATGCCGCCGGATGAGGGAGggctttttgttcttcttcttcttgtgaaagagGTGAAGGAGGCCTTTGATCAGTATGCTTGACGCTCACTGGGATTGACACCAAAAAGTGTGAGTTGATCATCGAAGAAATTCTAGGATTGACAGCAAAAACGTGAGGAGATCTGACCAGGGGAGAAAGCGGGAGGAGATGTGAGGAATTAGATTGTGCGTGTTGTGTTGGGCTTAAACCAAAGCAGATTAAGTACCTAAACTCAACTGCGGCGGGGTCCAGCTTCAGGATGCAGAGGCCTGCAGATCTGAGGCAGGTGATGAAGAAAATGAGCAGGTGGTCGAACCCAACGAGAAGGAGAAACAGGATTCCGGCCGAGATCATCCTTATTACCTCGGTCGCGTCGTCGTCGGCGACGAGAGGCCTCCCCTAGCCGGGTTGTGCGCAGCGGTCGATGGTCGTCACTGCTCACTTCTCACGCCCATGGAGACGAacggagggagagaggagagtcAATGTCCACACCGCACTTGATTTGCGACTGGGGACCGGACGAGATGCTTTGCTTTGTGAGTTGGGGTGGTGGACCCCGGTCCCCGGCGGCCACTGAGAGCATGATTGCTTTTCGCCTCAGAAATCGCGTGGCAAGTACTACGGTGGATCCGGAAAATTCATCCTCTTTCATAGAAACTGTTATAGCCCCGTTTGTTTTCGCTTATAAGTGGCTTATCGTGGAAATAAACGAGAATCTCGTCAAACGCTTTACTTATTTCCACCGATTTTTGCTTATGTGGTAAGCCACTTCAGATATTTGAACTACGAGAAGTAAAAAGCGAGAATCGAGAAAATCTTCGCTTAGATTATAATCCAAGCGTGGCAAGAAGAAGTGGAAACAAATGGACCATAGAAGAGATTAATTAAGGAAGAAAAATAAGCTCTAATAGACCCcaaactttttttttctcaatctcCCAAAATCTACCTCTCCCCTAAAACACTTGTCTGAAAAAAAAAGCCAAAACACTGTAGCGGAtggttgtgtgagagagaaatactgtagcGACTGGTTAATAAATAGTGCTGCTCTGAGGAGAAATCAGCCGGCTGGTCTGaaaaccagccagccgaacggcACCAAAGGGGATTGCCCACCCATCCCCTCTCCTACCTACCACAGGCCGTTTTTTTTACCACACGTCATTGATCAGTCACCAGGCCTCAGCGCCAGCCGCTCGTCGCCGTCTTGCCGCGCTGCTTGCCTCTCGCATCGCCTCGCTGCCGGCCATGCGCCCGTGCCTGTGCTTGTCCTCCACACACACACATCCATATGTCAGGAGAGGAATAAAGAGTAAATGATACAGCACCCATCTCCTATATTTTGAGATTCCTTTATCTCAAACATTTAGGAAAATAAGATGTTAcgtctgttggagatgctctaacaaaGTAAAGGGTGTCAGCTATGCATGTATCCAATATATGGGTAGGGTTTAGGGGCTGTTTGAATCTTTAGTGCTAAAAAAATTAGTTCTATGTTTATATGCTAATTAGATGGATTAAACGTGAACTAATttcaaaactaattgcataagcgGTGACTAATtaacgagatgaatctattaattCTAACAAGACCATGCTTTatatgatgctacagtaaacataggCTAATCAAGGGCTAATTAGGATTAATAGATTCGTCCGGtatttgcgagcctggatgtttggacacatgcatgtagtattaaatatagactaaaaaataactaattacacatattacgactaatttacgagacgattttttaagcctaattagtccatgatttgataatgtggtgctacagtaacatgcgctaatgatggattaattaggcttaataaattcgtctcgcggattactgagaacttctataatttgttttattattactatccgaacatcCCAATGtgaaatattcgatgtgacattccTAAACTTTATTCgctggatttaaacaccaccttgaTTAGCGCAGTGGATTAACCCTGTTGCCCTCTTTTTGACCTTTGACTGACGTGTTGATATGAACTGCATTTGCATGGACCCGGCCCTgctttcagcctgttcggttggctggttcgtatcattgctgATTCGTTTAcgtgagagagaagtactgctggctggttcgcatgaacagtgtttatgtgagagggctggccagccagccgctCCTAGCCGATCAAGGTGAAGtgggatgaagtgtgcccacttagtccccaagcacgaagaattcgagcgccgaggagtaaccgacatagctagcgatgaagcacgagcgacgaacagtctggtcaagtggtcggcggcgaagtgagcattgagtagaagcgactggcgaacagtccgatcaactagtcggcgacgaagtccataaacctagcggtctgactagttgatcggtggagaagtccgagcaccaggcggtccgatcacctggacgatgatcttgcaatacaaatatgtagaacgggtagtacatgatgtaaaaatatatgaactctggagaataatcagcaatggtgatgaaatagcgtatgcagctcggcgatcagttagtgtgaagatgtatttatatttaatacaaaccgtccggccagttagtgtgtagctgagtctccagccctagctagcccgttaaccataacgcagagcacggagcccgtgtgcgtataggaagaacaaagcgtcgctaaggagccgctgccgaccacccataatgtagagggcagacgctcgtgcacgtgtagggaggagtcggagatagggccgtctctggggacatccgagcgtcaacatgactgttcgggggttcggaaaatcgtttggagagcaaacatagagaaaacagctcggagaaatattatggcgatatgcgaagattggagaatatttagaagaatattaaagcgtgacttagctttagacagaatgtctggtcgttgacgtatggcgttatctggttggcgttgatggcgagcacccgGCGGGTGGTGAGTTTTCGATCTGGGCTATTGGTCTTCGCACGGTGACTTGAGTTCGGCAGCAAATCTCCGTGTAGACGTCGCAGGCAAGATGAAAGTCGATCTCGCTAGGACGTAAGTCTTGAGATCCCATCAGGTTCGTCGTCGGATCAGCATCCacgccccctacctggcacgccaactgtcgacaaaagatgctcggcagttctctgaggggtatcccacgaaggtagattgatcggtggaggtgcgcgtgatcaggaatcagatggtgacacaaggcgtagagacagcgatttagacaggttcgggccatctgatcgacgtaataccctacgtcctgtgtctttagtGTATTATATTGGATATGAGATGTATGCAGATagatgtccactaggggacccctgcctctccttatatactctggaggggtagggttacaagaaaagtatcatatttggtactattcaATATCTTGCTGTGCATGttgaccagtgccgtgcacgtcttgatcttgtgggctgggccacctctgatggtgcggcctatgtcttgtcttatggataccggggacCATACCCCCACAGAGGGTTTGAGTTTTGGCTTTCATGAAAATACTGGAGCTTTGAGTTTGTGCTGTAGAGAAGAGTATTTGGAAGAACCATATAACCTTGGTTTTGTGACATTACCAAAAGCAGTAAATTCTTGTACACAAATAGGTAAGAGGATGGATCgtttttttacaaaaaaagaAATATTTAACTTTCTAATTGTTTGtttcattgatgacataatcTTCCAATGGATTTGGTCAACTATTTTATGAAAAAATGAGTAGCGAATGAGAAATATAATCTAGGATCAAAAGAGATTATTTTTCTGCTGCAATAAGCTTATAAGCATATGGTCATTTTAACTCCAAATTCAATCTTACAACATTTTCCATAGATATGGAGAGGGATGGATTAATTTGACTTTTACCAAACCAATGCATGATAGCAAAGATGCTGAACAGGAGCAGTGCACAGCAGAATCATTGGCATTTGGTAAAGTAGTTGCTATCTGAGGCACTCGACAGCCTTATGTTTTGCCTCTTGCTGATTATCGACATATTTTACAAACAAATGTATTTAAGCAAAGCATGCTAGATTTATGCTAGGCCttatttagattgcaagttttttcactctctctccatcatatcaaatctttagacatatgcatggagtattaaatatagataaaaaataactaattacacagtttgattgtaaattacgagacgaattttttgagcctagttaggccatgattggacaataattatcaaatacaaacgaaagtgctacagtgccaaatactgattcctaaccccaatctaaacaagaccctaGTATTGGAAAATAAGGAAGCTGATACTATGGGCTGTTGAGAGCACTAAATCTAGGCATAAAAAGATTGCCGAATCCCATGCAAAATTTCTTTGAAGGGACCTGTTGTCCTGTCCTATTAACTGAATAAAGTGATGCCCAAGTTTTTTGCAATCATCCTATATCTTCAAAAGATACTTGTAGTGTTGTGCAGACTCTAGAAACATGGTAAAAAGAAAACTGAGCTGCACTGCCACTATATATGGATTTTTTTTCGTTCTGAAGCCATTGTAATATGATCTGACAGCACAAATAGTTGCAAAGTAAATGTGGAGACAAAGTGCTAGATTTCTCTGGATTAGCTAACTGATTGATTTAGCTATAAGAAAACTGAACCTTGCATTAAACAGtaaaatctttttttttcctaaaaattgtGCCCTCAGCTATTCCATTtgcaggccatgtttagattacaaaaaatttcaacccgatgaatagtagcactttcgtcttatttggtaaatattatccaatcgtggaccaactaagctcaaaagattcatctcgtgatttccaactaaattatgcaattagttatttttttacccatttaatgctccatacaagtggctaaaaattgatgtgatggagagagagtgaaaaaacttagaatttggaggtgatctaaacaaggccgcaGTATGCTTTTGGACAATGCATCTTGTCCAGTCCAAGCCTCTGAAAATCTGACCGTATAGCCTCCAAAAAGAGGTTAGGTACTTATGTACATCTACTACTACTATCCAGCGTAAAGCAGTCAAGCATTAAACTAATTGCTAGATATAAATAAAGGAAACAGCGTATAGCctccaaagttgtttctcgggaagcgtcACATCTTTCAATTTTACTACCCAGGTAGACTCTGGCTCACTCTGTATTGCTCTGTCATGTACTGCCGACAGCCTTGTAATCTGTGTGTGTAAACCCTAGAGCTCGGAGAGATCTCTTTTTACACCGGTTATGGTAGCAAACTCGGTGGCTAACAGTGCAACTAGcttgttgaaagcatctaggcccaccgtgggttttgatgattaatgacaacataagattattatgactaacgtgtgttttgcagaaataatttgagttatgtcatgataatggtgattgtttgggcaatcagTGGTATTCATGCCCCtattgatggaaatcgtttctgtttttaaaggatggacaacaaggctaaGGATGACTAGTTATAAGTGTCGCTTGgcattgaagagacacttagattagtttagggctttgtttttcttttgaccatactataaagggggtatgaacttgtagcttgacctaggtgagtctaatggtttaggtatggtgcacacttgtcaaacataGCACTAAGTAGCTCAGGTATAGCCCAAAGATCATTTGAAGTCAACTCCATTCACAAAGTGTTTTGAATTGAAAGTGTTTGGAGCTAAGACGGAGGCATCGGACGCTGGTCCCatgggaccggacgcatccgatcagtgtTAAAACAAGGTTGAacagcaccagacgctggtcccCGTGGGACCAGACTCGTCCGGTCAAGTGTGAGGCAGCGCAGGTGAAGTCTGGAACTGATCGAACCCTGGCATAGTGTCCTCACCGGACGCGACTGTGCCTAGGGTTCGGCTGCCCGtggcaccggacgctggaggccaGCGCATCCGGTGCAactcagagaggttctagagagtgTTTTTCaggaccagacacgttcggtcagtactgaccggacgccagtagagtccggtcaactagCCGTTGGATTACGT
This genomic interval carries:
- the LOC136511624 gene encoding putative disease resistance protein RGA3 isoform X5 — its product is MTSGMEAALASGVLKVAGDKLVSLLATEFAAITGVKRDLSELQDIHAEITSWLSAARDRAIQSEPQTWVVKLKDVAYDIDDILQEVQLEAEKQKMERDDDKNGIAGCFCAKPKTFAFRYKMAHKIKAIKVRFAAIVKQRSDVNTLFPRDEHVGTGYRTVGEMSWLSKVPESKIPLRDHEKDEIISKLVECNAGENSMIVSIVGLGGSGKTTLAKHICHDVKIKEHFGDEIFWVHVSQEFDVQKLIGKLFQTIVGDNSDRHPPQHMVQKISEKLSNKKFLLILDDAWHEDRHDWEQFMVQLKCGAPETRIMLTTRDWKVAETVGSGYIFELAFLSESESWNLFLMGSGWAEQDLSSDDVQVGKEIIKGCGGVPLAIQTLGAVLRDKKQKSTWRAIRDNNLWNVQSINDRVFASLKLSYIHLADELKQCFTFCSIFPKGYGIQKDRLIAQWIAHGFINAMNGEQAEDIGRDYLDSLVKVRFLQKPYEIWDIDIYNMHDLIHDLTRQILKDELVTCVPIHTTEKFTHNRYLSLTSFPENVDKGLFDKVRALYISESKPSFDTTVKNSCCMRSVVLDYAIDTPLSLFILKFEYLGYLEIHNVSCTTVPEAISRCWNLQSLHFVDCKGFVTLPESVGKLRKLRTLELRWITDLESLPQSIGDFYVLQSLQLYDCSKLREIPSSLGRIGNLCVLDIEGCSSLQQLPSDIIGEFKNLRTLNLSWTKVTMLPQWVTSIDTLECIDLEGCKELRELPKGIANLKRLEVLNIGGCSKLCCLPSGLGQLTRLRKLGLFVVGCGADDARISELENLDMIGGGLEITNLKYLKNPSDAEKACLKRKSNIRHLELNWSLSDTEEELVSDMEHDWGVLNALEPPSQIESLEIFGYRGPCLPGWMRKQNDSSYSEGGIMQKQTIASHFLCLTWLRLKGFPNLRHMRGFVELPSLKNLVLDEMPNLEELWTTSNGRRNLRLHI
- the LOC136511624 gene encoding putative disease resistance protein RGA3 isoform X4, with amino-acid sequence MTSGMEAALASGVLKVAGDKLVSLLATEFAAITGVKRDLSELQDIHAEITSWLSAARDRAIQSEPQTWVVKLKDVAYDIDDILQEVQLEAEKQKMERDDDKNGIAGCFCAKPKTFAFRYKMAHKIKAIKVRFAAIVKQRSDVNTLFPRDEHVGTGYRTVGEMSWLSKVPESKIPLRDHEKDEIISKLVECNAGENSMIVSIVGLGGSGKTTLAKHICHDVKIKEHFGDEIFWVHVSQEFDVQKLIGKLFQTIVGDNSDRHPPQHMVQKISEKLSNKKFLLILDDAWHEDRHDWEQFMVQLKCGAPETRIMLTTRDWKVAETVGSGYIFELAFLSESESWNLFLMGSGWAEQDLSSDDVQVGKEIIKGCGGVPLAIQTLGAVLRDKKQKSTWRAIRDNNLWNVQSINDRVFASLKLSYIHLADELKQCFTFCSIFPKGYGIQKDRLIAQWIAHGFINAMNGEQAEDIGRDYLDSLVKVRFLQKPYEIWDIDIYNMHDLIHDLTRQILKDELVTCVPIHTTEKFTHNRYLSLTSFPENVDKGLFDKVRALYISESKPSFDTTVKNSCCMRSVVLDYAIDTPLSLFILKFEYLGYLEIHNVSCTTVPEAISRCWNLQSLHFVDCKGFVTLPESVGKLRKLRTLELRWITDLESLPQSIGDFYVLQSLQLYDCSKLREIPSSLGRIGNLCVLDIEGCSSLQQLPSDIIGEFKNLRTLNLSWTKVTMLPQWVTSIDTLECIDLEGCKELRELPKGIANLKRLEVLNIGGCSKLCCLPSGLGQLTRLRKLGLFVVGCGADDARISELENLDMIGGGLEITNLKYLKNPSDAEKACLKRKSNIRHLELNWSLSDTEEELVSDMEHDWGVLNALEPPSQIESLEIFGYRGPCLPGWMRKQNDSSYSEGGIMQKQTIASHFLCLTWLRLKGFPNLRHMRGFVELPSLKNLVLDEMPNLEELWTTSNTGTKVLGTEILLSTQ